From one Eucalyptus grandis isolate ANBG69807.140 chromosome 9, ASM1654582v1, whole genome shotgun sequence genomic stretch:
- the LOC120285982 gene encoding serine carboxypeptidase-like 17 translates to MYVYIAGNSYSGKVVPLIAREILEASNNILQRPLINLKGYLLGNPATDSIFDEGSRIPFAYHKALIPKELYKSAKRNCRGEYVRFNRTHLECAEDLQTILECTSRVNKGHILEPKCDIYKPSHKLLESRRYMAEIHEESWRVPPEIPEFHCREYYDLLCDIWANNPAVQEALHIRQGILRCWVRCNRSLAYAHDVRSAVSHHLYLNSRGCRSLIYSGDHDMVIPYLGTQSWIKTLNLSTMDDWRPWMVGDQVAGFTREYSNGLTFATVKGGGHTAPEYLPEECFAMYKRWIHREPL, encoded by the exons ATGT ATGTATATATTGCCGGCAACTCTTATTCAGGCAAGGTCGTTCCTTTGATTGCTCGAGAAATATTAGAAG CCAGTAACAACATTTTGCAGAGACCCCTGATAAATCTCAAA GGTTATCTGCTAGGAAATCCTGCAACAGACTCAATATTTGACGAAGGTTCAAGAATTCCCTTTGCATACCATAAAGCGTTAATACCAAAAGAGCTTTACAAG TCAGCCAAGAGGAACTGCCGAGGAGAATATGTTCGATTCAACCGAACTCATCTTGAGTGTGCAGAGGATCTTCAAACTATCTTAGAA TGCACTAGTAGAGTGAATAAGGGACACATTCTCGAGCCAAAATGTGACATCTATAAGCCATCGCATAAACTTCTCGAAAGTCGAAGGTACATGGCAGAGATACATGAAGAATCTTGGCGCGTGCCACCAGAAATCCCAGAATTCCATTGTCGG GAATATTACGACCTGTTATGCGACATTTGGGCAAACAATCCAGCCGTTCAAGAGGCCCTTCACATTAGACAG GGCATACTAAGGTGCTGGGTGCGATGCAACAGAAGCTTAGCTTACGCCCACGATGTCCGCAGTGCTGTGAGCCATCACCTGTATTTGAATAGTAGAGGATGCCGCTCCCTAATATACAG TGGTGATCATGACATGGTAATCCCATACTTGGGTACACAGTCCTGGATCAAGACTCTTAATCTATCCACCATGGACGATTGGCGGCCATGGATGGTCGGCGATCAAGTTGCCGG ATTTACGAGGGAATACTCGAACGGTCTTACTTTTGCGACGGTGAAG GGAGGAGGCCACACGGCTCCAGAGTACCTGCCTGAGGAGTGCTTTGCAATGTACAAAAGATGGATCCATCGAGAGCCATTGTAG